AGCACAATTAACCAAATATACATCATCAGTGGAGCCCTAATATCAGGATTCACTGTCACAGGAAAAAAAACTACATTGCTGTTGTAGTGTAGTGTAGGAAGTCCTTCAAGCTTatttaaacaaacaaaatgtAACATAAGGAGAAACGCTTCATGGCGGAAAATGACTGCCTGAGTTACTAACCCATTTATCCACCTTCAGATGTAGCATAAAGTTGTCAAATTTGTGGTAGTTAAGTacaattattttcatttattccatCAGAAGAAAAGCAGACATTGACCCAGTAAAATTATGTATCAAACACAATCCAGAATGTTAAGATGTGATTTTCTTTCTGATTTACCAGCTGTTACAACATATTTAGTGACTCTACAGAATCTtcttttaaagtggcagtgtgtagtttcctggtgctAGGAGGCAGTTCATATACACATTTCAGGGTGGTTTTTCATCATATCGCCATGATTGTCGCTAAAACATTACagaaaatgttgttacctgtggagcagaaaacatGCAACCTCGGTGTGACTTCTCAGAATTTGATAGTCCTTCAGTTTATAGGGAGCCTGAGTCTCTTCctcttctggtcggctcatggttccccggaagaacgaaaaaaatgaatgcaagtcaactggGCTAAAAGAgcgattttctaatccgctttgttttacgccctggatcgcgcaTATATTCTGTActtttatttaaatgaaaactaatgatgtgtgtttcgaccacttcAGTCACATACTTAGAAATTTCTAAGCTTGTAAAagatcgtaattagcatgactataaATCAGACATCAGTACATTGCATAAATGGCATCACcactaggggtgggaattgatacgTTTTTTATCAATGTCAACGGCATTGTCGATTCTGTCTGTCGATCCAATTCCTTACCAATTCCCTtaccaatcccttaccaattcccTTATCAATTCGAGTAGTAAAACAGGTCGCAAAAAACTAACTGCGTACGGCTCCTGCAAACCTGTCAGTttctttatgataaataatcagttgtacTTGTATtggttggaaagatctttccgaATGTTCTCCGTCATGCTTCCTGTGAAGGCAGAATCATCTTCTTGTTCGGTACAGTGTGGCTTGAGTTTGAGATATTCCCACACGTTAGAAACCTTTTCTCCGGGTGTCGTCATCTCTTTTGCATTCACCCTAGTTGCTTGCTCTGCTAACTGTATGAACTGTTGGAGCTGATAAAAAAAATGAAGCGTTGATTTAAAAACTATAAATTGTATATTTTTTGTAATTGATTTAATCAAGTTATTCAAGTATTTGTTTTAGCCCTAATGCACATAGAACAAGTGTGGCTAAAAAGATGCTGATTTGATGAGGAAGTTTGCAATATCTCCTCCAAGACTAAAGATGAGCATGAAAAAAATCACCCGATCAAAATGGTTGAATGATTCATACAATTGCTCCAACTTAACACCATGTTTTTATGTGCATTACTATTCTTTGCTTACAGAGAGAGTGGTTCTGAGTTTTCATAACACCTTTCTTATACACTCATGAATACAATGGATTTCAGAGCTGCTTCACCATGCAGCTGCTGCTTTTATGAGCCCAGCTGGAGGAAAATGCCTGATATTGCTTCATCTGTCTGCAATGCATTGCTTCATGTTTTATTTGTGTGAAGCAAGGCTGTCTTTGAATCACTCCCTTTTGTTGCCGCTCGCAGTTCAGACACAAATGCAAAACCACAATTATTCCCATCaaccttgtttcttcttcttgagTTTCATAAAGTAACTAGGATTTTCTGGGAGCCATAATGGTTTTAGAGAATTGTCTCTGTCAGACATTTTTGTTTTTCAAACACTGTATCTTTATTCTTTAACAGAGAAATTAGGGAATTGCTCAGTAAGAAATAAAATCACAGCACAGAGATAAGTTTCTCTGCTGCAAAAGGAGCTGCTGTTTCTGCATCAGGACCAGATGAGTCTTGTTGAGCCTTATTGATTATTGCACATTTGCTGGTTATATATGTGATTTTTGTAAACTGAAGGTTCCTTTAAAGTTAACTGAACTAAATCCTAAGTCTGGCATCCTTAGCACATAGATACCCATGCGCAAAACAGAACCttttaaaactacattttagtaaaaaaaaaaaagttcaaaatGTTGGCTGAGGCAGCTCTGCAATTTTGTGTGGAAACTGGTGGCAATTCCACTGGAttagcagactggggtggtggtccccctgttTAGAAAGAGGGATCACATGGATGAAAACTACAAAAGGGACTATGTTGCATACATGAACGAAATAATAGAAAGAGGAGATGTGGAAGAAGTACACAATGAAGGAGTACCTGGTGAATAATGGTACTCCCATCATGGGATTTACCACCCCAGAAAGCCCACAAAACTGCGTGTCGTATTTGACTGTTCTGCCAAACACAGCGGAACAAGTCTCAATAATCATCTCCTCCAAGGGCCAGACGTGATTAACAACCTGACAGGCATTCTCTTGAGGTTCAGGCAACGTTCTATTGCTTTAATGTGTGATGTAGAAAAGATGTTCCATCAGTTTCATGTCATTAAGAAGGACAGAGATTATCTACGTTTCCTCTGGTGGAAAAATGGGGATATAAGCACACAATCTCAAACCTACAGAATGAAGATACACCTTTTTGGTGCAGCGTCATCTCCAGGCTGTGCAAATTATGGACTCAAGTACTTAGCAAAAgaacacttccactcacatccaGCAGTTTCACAGTTCATAGAGAGAGACTTTTATGTTGATGACGGAGTAACAAGCACAAAAACAGTAGAAGGAGCAATCCAATTAGCACAAGAAGCCAGAGAAATTTGCAGCAAAGGCAACCTCTGTctcattagggttgtcacggtatgaaaatttaacctcacggttattgtgaccaaaattatcacggttttcggtattatcgcggtattttttaaacggtgttgcatatgttcagaaagcattgatagtcctgttctacacaaactgaaatagttctgaaaaggtttaacagtgtttattaaagctaaaataacacaaagccttagcaaaagtgcaacttttcacaagtaaaggaacaaatagcttatttttctggaacatgttacagttgtcagtgcaggtttaaattatacaaatccaaacattcaaaacataaacaatatgtaaacaaatcaaagaaacaccacttgttttctcatatacttgttttcttcattatcaaaatgaaaatctaaaactccagtccacacttgacttgagcactgtacaagtcaaccttaaaaaatatgtatttaaaataaatagccactttaaacaaattactaaaataactactacactatgtaatcaaatccaaatgttcaagtataaatggcatgaataagtaaacaaatcaatgacaaggaactaattgtgtatttctcttcatcatcaacaaataagatgtttcatcagcaacagggtgtccgtgacacggtttaaatgctggcagagggcgctgcggctgcagtatatagtgactcgttgtattctccctcagccaaaagtcctcacgtcatgcatttcagctaaaatgctaatgttaacttaccttgcactggctgtggagacgtgggtgatggtcacgcagatgtgccattagattcgaagtgttgctgccttctgcagacacttgtttcctgcacgttctgcaaacgggatagccgtcttctattaactgtccctcagcatttttcagaaatccaaaatatgcccatacttccaatttagtcttctttgagggctgatggatgtcctgggcgctgccgtcgcctccttcggccattatttcagcttcaaagttttggtgccgttgcaaactaaaaagtgcgtgtgcgcgccgcgggaacttcagctgaagcgacggtggctggtaagggtcatcgcgccgaaaccgcggccacggtaaacccaccgagataatatagttttttaaaaactggacggttatttttattgtcaacttttttaccggggtttaccgctataccggttaccgtgacaaccctatgtctcatcatcatcatttctctTTGTGCCAGGAGGCACATAAGGCAAGGACATCATTTTTCCACAGGGAACGATTTCCAGCTGCTTCTTGTTGAGTTCCATGAACACCATCCTGCTCTGTTTCTCTCTGCCTCAGCCACTTGCCGCCAAGTTGTTTTAGGTCGGCCTCTTTTCCTTCGACCTTCAGGCGCCCAACCTAGAGCCACAGCGCAGTCGCTAGGTTGGGCGCCTGAAGGTCCTCTGTCTCCAcaaggtaaaaaagttgacaataataataaccgtcttgtttttttaaaatatattatctcggtggattactgtggctgcggtgttggcgcggtgacccttaccagccaccgtatcatctgctgaagttgccggcggcacatgcgcactttgttgtttacagccaaaactttcttgaaactaaagctgaaataacggccaaaggaggagacggcagcgctcaggacatttattatctctcaaagaagacaaagtgggaagtacgggcattttttggatatttgaagaatgccgagggacagttgatagaagatggctatcctgtttgcagcacatgcagaaaaagtgtctgtgaaaggcagcaacgcttcaaatctcatgacacatccgcatgaccatcacccacaactctacagtcaacgcaaggcaagctaacgttagcgttttagctaaaatgcgtgatccgaggatttgggttgagggagaatgcaacgagttgctatataaagcagccgcagcgccgctacctgcatataaaccgtgtcgctgacacccccatgttgaaatgacgctatgcattacggggctcccaggggcagataagagttggtctctctctgagaataattatgaatttaacaatgattactgcctgatgacattttcccacatctgcaaagctcactggaaggacacaaaccgaggacaatattttcctgatataggatttattactcaagtaagggtaaaaaagtatctgattagaaggctacttgagtactgagtatcatctgatctaatatttttaaaatgatgacatcaaacagacaaaaaataagaagttatgggcaaatattggtattttaaagactaaaggggaaaaatgtaaacaaataaacaacatacaggtgctggccagtaaattagaatatcatcaaaaggttgaaaatatttcagtaattccattcaaaacgctccttttgcctcaataactgcagtaatgcggcgtggcatggactcaatcagtctgtggcactgctcaggtgttatgagagcccaggttgctctgatagtcgtcttcagctcctctgcattgttgggtctagcgtattgcatcctccgcttcacaataccccatagattttctatggggttaaggtcaggcgagtttgctggccaatcaaggacagggataccatggtccttgaaccaggtgctggtggttttggcactgtgtgcaggtgccaagtcctgttgaaaggtgaagtctgcatccccataaagttggtcagcagcaggaagcatgaagtgctctaaaacttcctggtagacggctgcattgaccctggacctcaggaaacagagtgggccaacaccggcagatgacatggcaccccacaccatcactgacggtggaaactttacactggacctcatgcaacgtggattctgtgcttctccgctcttcctccagactctgggtccttgatttccaaaggaaatgcagaacttgctttcatcagaaaacataactttggaccactcagcatcagtccagtcctttttgtccttggcccaggcgagacgcttcttgcgctgtttcatgttcaagagtggcttgacacacggaatgcgacacctgaatcccatgtctttcatgagtctcctcgtggtggttcttgaagcgctgactccagctgcagtccactctttgtggatctcccccacatttttgaatgggtttgtcgtcacaattctctgcagggtgcggttatccctagagcttgtacacttttttctaccacattttttccgtcccttcgcctgtctgttaatgtgcttggacacagagctctgcgaacagccagcttctttagcaatcaccttttgtgtcttgccctccttgtgcaaggcgtcaatgattgtcttttggacagctgttaagtcagaagtcttccccatgattgtggtgccttcaaaacaagactgagggaccttttaaaggcctttgcaggtgttttgagtaaatcagctgattagagtggcagcaggtgtcttctatattcagccttttcagaatattctaattttttgagataccaaatttggagttttcattagttgtcacttatgaatatcaaatttaaatgtaatgaacattggaaatacattggtctgtgtgcattgcatgaatataatgtacaagtttcacgttttgaatggaattactgaaatattttcaaccttttgatgatattctaatttactggccagcacctgtaattacaaaataacaaattttaggcagaagttagacacaaactgaggacaatattttcctgatatacagggtttattttgaaaatgtaacacgtttaaaaaataccgcgataatactgaaaactgtgataattttggtcacaataaccttgGGGTATACTGGGGTTCCCAGAGAAAACACCCATGCAGCACAAGGAGACACAGAAATTAATTTAGACGAGTGTTTTTATGGATGGTGAGGGGCACTTGGTGATAAGTGTTAGGGAAGGGATGTGATTCTTCAGCACGTCAAAAAATTCGATAATAAAAATaagtgaaaagatgtgtgtaggttggcgacgttcatgtcactttaagaagctgtaccaccttgagtcacatgacaACGTGACTCAATATTAtacacagccccatctagtggacaacttttgtatttGCACATAAATGTAGTTATCGTCCTTATATCGTGATGTtggttttaggccatattgcgCAGCCCTAATTCTTAGTCACCCTTGATGGAAGTTTCCTTCTTAGTTTTTTTCTTTGTGATTTATCTAAAAGAAAGAAACTTGAAATAAAGAGAAATGGGAACACTAACAATTTCTAAACCAAGGTGAATTTATGAGTCTTTTTGAGAGTCtgaggaaaaaatatataatttccaTGTTAGGCTGAGTGGTAGGAACTAAAACTCCACCAGCTCTCGTTGACCCAATCACTCCTGAGCCACCTGCACTATAAATAATTAGTTTGACAGAAAGACATCCTGTTGAATGTGAGTAGTCCTCTATTCTATCTACACTCAGTGATCGGCATCACTACTGCtgcagcttttattttatttaaatctcAAATGTACATAACTGCTTATTCTGGTTAAGGAATATTTCACAGTACTTTATAAATGTGAGTATTTGGAAGATGTGGTGGTGAATAAACAGAACAGCAGAAACATGATCCTGTTTTTCTAACTTTATGATGTTTTCCTTAATTCAGTGAGTGCATCTCTGGCCTCTTCGTGCTTTATGTGTTAATGCTGATTGGTGGGAAGCTCAGGTAAGGTTACATGGACGCACACAGGCTTTGTGTGCTTCATGCATATTGCAAATAACCAGCCACCTAATTTTAGATTCAGATGACACAACAGGATGTGGTGTTTTTCTGTCTCTGGTGACAGCTTGCACTTGTCTCTCCTGTCAGCTCTGTTTATTTCTGGTAAAGATGAACGCCAGGAATTAGAATATGATGTTATGTAATTTGTTACACGATTATGAAGGTTTTAAAACGGGTTGGTAAACATTCTAGAAGTATTGTTTATCTATAAATTTATAGGTActtatgatagatagatagataatctttattgacagactcttaggtccagataaaatacatataaaacaacagatcaatgaaacaaaatagataaatagaataaaaagataacagcataaaattgaataaaaatctaaatgtaattaaaagctttactataaactgttccacacaaggttaaccacacaaacacttcaaccagtatttccttatactggagaaatagcgacaactgctcacagtaggatcagtgattgctaaaattatactgttggcagagctatccagtcggcctataaaagtgaatatgagttttcttaaaagagctttaaaagtacaaacgcctgctgttacaaacatctgactggcactgccccctctgggtattttaagtatgatccttaaggcatcgttgtatgcaacttgcagcttgttcatgctgctttgattgtaggatgaccacagttgggctgtgtagagcggagtacaatatgctttaaataaagccaccttaactggaggtgaacaaaaaccaaacttacgagctatagtgttagcttgtgcatacagcttacagcactgtctgtggatgtcagcatcatcacgcatttgatcggttataaaatggccaaggtatttcaccttctcacacacattaagatcactattagacagtttgaacacaggaaagtttagctttttatcctgcttggttctacatatcaagatagcacttttaacagcattatactgaatatcgtactgcacaccatattcagagcagatatttaggagctgctgtaaaccagcactacttggactaaagaccaccagatcatcagcatacatcagatggttgatcaaagttgtacccatcaaacatcctgtgttacaggctctGAGCTGCACAGACAGATCTATTTATGACCTGAGCATAAACGCCATGCCGTGCTGCGTAAACATGAAATCCATTTTTATCCAGCTTTACCCACCTGTTAGTCCTTTTTTAATATTGAAAGTTACTgcttgttaatgaggtgtattttaAAATGTTGCTTTCTTGTACAATGCAATTTTGAACTTGTTCTTGACAAATGCAGTTTGTTTTCCAAAGCTGTGTTTCATTGTAAAAGTCGTAATTTGATTACCAGTTGTAGACATTCTTTTGAATGACCTCTGTTTAGAGAAAACAACTCTAGAAGACACAGTTTTACTAGTTTTTAAGTATTCAATTCAGTTAGGTTTATTTACATGGCACCAATTCACAAGTCgtctcggagcacttaaaaagcaAACATTTTGCATGTTTTTGTAATTTCCAGACTTGATTATTGCAGCTCGCTGTATGGAGGGATAACTCAATCTGCAATTGCAAGATTGCAGATGGTACAAAATGCAGCGGCAAGGTTAATTTATTGGGTAAAAATGGGATTATATATCTCCTGCCTTGAATGCATTATGGTGCCTACCTGTGAAATTGtgtattgaaatgaaaacacttGTTTATGATTTTCTATCACTTGCAGGAATAATACCACCATATCTTTCAGAGCTTTTAACTAGGTATGTTCCAAAAAGACCTCGTCACTCTGCAGATTGTGATTTATTGGTTGAGCCTTGGTTAACCGTAGGTCCTGAGGCGGGCGAGCATTTGCAATCCTGTCTCCAACACTATGGAATTAACTACTTCTAGATCAACTAATGTCAGAGGTTTTAAAGCTAAACTCAAGCACTATTTTAAAGCTAGTTAACAACTTGACAGGGTTTATTTTGGTCTTTTATTAGCTATAAATTAGGAACATTTTTATTCATaatttttattttagctgttatttATCTTGACCTTACTTTTGGTGTATTTGGTTGCTTTTGGTGATTTATTTTTACCGTGGCTTtattattgcttttattttttgtttttataaatcTTTAATGTATTGTACCTTGGGCTGCCTTGATTGGTTGTTGTATGGTGCGTTATAAATAAATAAGTTAAATGAAACATTCATATTGAACCTGCTTATCAGTGCATTGACTTTGGTTATTTATTCCAATTAGTTAaagtagctttctggagttttctactttcagaatttatgtatggtttttcagaaatccgtaacagtgattatctcatcatgtactgtgatattctataagcaatacgtcttttattttttttgtgctaagcacgccccctgccctacgctgaaactgagcgccgaccagaactaaccaatagcattggactaccgcttacttgcttcaaatttaaggaataccttggctgatgcagagttgatgaacttttcacggacaagaatgtctttaaaatataaatatatgagaacacagcatAACATGAGAGTAATACgcataaaacaacatgttttagttctgtctgtcggctacagaagcacatttataaacaagaaacgtgaagtcgccatcttaaaaaactgtgcgacagactttttgtgtgatatgcttgtcagccactagatggtgccatcggataagaaaaAAACTCTGGAAAGAGGCTTTAAAAATTTCCTAACTAagcaaacccagcagattgcatggagTCGCTGCTtagtagtgtcagtgactttacagcaatcatcacatgaagcaagcatttagcgacagtgtagaggaaaactcccctttaacaggaagaaacctccagctgCAGAACCTGGcttagtatgagcagccatctgactgggggtttgagaagacaACAGATACAGATCCAGCGTGATATTGCTTGAAATGTTCTTTGTATACTGATGGCAAccaattaaataaatgtttttctcATCATCTAATCATTGTGAGCATCCTGTTCCTCGTGATTGGATCATAATACTGCTCCTTTGACCGTCACATCACGCCTGATACTAAGCTCCAGGACTTTAAAAATATTTCAgaagcagagcaggaaatggGAAAACCCCCAAGTGCAATCCGATTTTGGCTCACTGTCCCCGGGATAACTTTCCGCAGTAGCCCACCAAATTTCTCTGGTTCTCCAATGCTCTTCCCTACTAAGGAAATTTTAAAAGCACAAGAACCTGATTGTTTACTGTTTTTTTCCCAAATGGGTAGAAGGGTTGTTCTTGACCATGCTGACTGGAAGAAGCTGTTGAAGGGCAGGAGGTAACTGGTTTATGGGATGTAGAGGGCAAGGCCTGGTAGTTGGTATTGGCAGACCTTTTCCTCACATGACACTCCTTTCTGtcatctttttaaatgtttttgggtCTCTCTCCATCAAACCCTTCCTCGGTGTTGCCTGAAGATTAGCTTCATCTTCCCTTTTCTGTTTTAGGTTCTTGTTGGCTTTTGTTGCAGTTATGCCCTCTGAGGCAGGACGTTTCCAAAtgaatttttcttttttctatttctCTGCTGTTTGATTATGTATGTCCTGATTCTTCATTAAATTGTGAAGTTGAAATTTTTATTTGTTCCTGAGTTTCTTAAAGCTGCAACTCTAGTTTGGACTCCCTGATGTTATCATCCTGCAGTTCTTTTAACAAttgtacatgttttttttttaaatcaaaatcttCAAACTTAGACTGTAGTTTAAAACTTTTTATGTACCAATCCTCCATTTTTGCTAACGGAGTAACCTCCTTTCTGGCATCTTTTTTGTAGTTTTATTAACTTTTTAGTTGagctagcgccccctatggacgagccGCTACTGGTTGCTGGGTCTTTTTGTCCTGAGCGCTACAGTTAAAGAGAAACTATGcagttttgttttgcttttagcaccccctagtttcCGTTATTAATTCCCTGTtgaaaaaccaaaagtgaaactcttctccttgctgtgagtttgtctttaaacaccttaatctaacagctgaaatgtctcctcagccttcaataGTTTCTACAGGTGTGGTTCATCACTGAATCAAACCAGTCAGCTGTGTTGATGATCTAAAACAcgtaggaaacgtgctggaagcagactgcagtaccaagcatgtcagctccatttattctgaccacagagggcagtggggctCTGAATGatatttcattaaccatgtaaagggttgttctagcacattctggctcaagaaaatgattaaaaaatatgaaaaagttgcatagtacagCTTTAAAGAACCACCCTGTAATGCAGCGAGTCAGGACGCTCTCCACGTGCCCCTGTAGAAGATGATGAGGATTAGAAGAGGCAGGTTTGCTTGTCTTGGGAGACGTTGCTGTGCCTTTCTCGCTACAGAGTAGGGTTGATAAATAACCGATCAACATCAAAAGTCAGAGCCAAATGGGTATATAAGAAGAAAGTTAGCCCGTGTTATTGGGTCACCCCATTCACGAGCGTATCCACCTCTGTctccctttcctttcctttcctttcctttcctttcctttcctttcctcctcATTTGATGCATCTGAAACTTCTAACAAGAGCTAGCTACTGATTTCCAGTTACTGTTAGACTGGCATCTCTGTAACGAGATCTCACACAGCAGCATCAGTTAAATCGGACTTCATACAGTGTAACAGGGTTACTCTTAAGGGTTTGTAATATTAATCTCATGCAGTGTTACACATCCAAGTCCCTTGTGATTCATTTAAATTACACAGTATCATCCTGACATTACCTTTTAAAGACTTGGACTCCTGTTCCGACCACAGGACGTAACGAACCTCTGAGAAAGGATCGACCCAAGTGGAAGAGCGACTACCCGATGACGGAGGGCCAGCTGCGTAGCAAGAGAGACGAGTTCTGGGACACGGCGCCAGCCTTCGAGGGCCGCAATGAGATCTGGGACGCCCTTAaagctgctgctgtggccctGGAGTGCAATGACCATGAGCTAGCTCAGGCTATCGTTGACGGAGCCAGTATCACACTGCCACATGGTGAGGGAAAATctctttttacatttattttgctgTTGTACCTTTTTACATGTGTTAACGTCCTGTTGTTTGTAACGCTCCACAGGAACTCTGACTGAATGTTATGATGAACTTGGAACTCGCTACCAGCTGCCTGTCTACTGCCTGGCGCCACCTGTCAACCTCATCACAGAATGCAGCGATGAGGACCCCAGCGACAGCCCAGAACCCTCTATAACCTCCAAGAAGGAATTCCAGCTCAAGGTAACTGCACATCTTCTTTTTCCTTGAAGACATCTCACTTCTCATCCATGGAAACAGTGGAGCATGAGGGTTCAGAACCTTGTTAATGAGAGCTGGTTTACTAATCAGTCCCTAAAGGACTTGTCCACATGTGCAGCTGAGGCCTAATCTGAAACGAGAGCCAGCTGTCTACTTTTGGACCAGGGACACCGTTTTATGGACAGAGAAGAGTGATGGAGTAGAAGATGAATTTACAATGCAGCCCATGTTCAGG
This Nothobranchius furzeri strain GRZ-AD chromosome 16, NfurGRZ-RIMD1, whole genome shotgun sequence DNA region includes the following protein-coding sequences:
- the ubtd1b gene encoding ubiquitin domain-containing protein 1 encodes the protein MGGCVGRYWNGWEDSRSRGSSRNGGRGGRNEPLRKDRPKWKSDYPMTEGQLRSKRDEFWDTAPAFEGRNEIWDALKAAAVALECNDHELAQAIVDGASITLPHGTLTECYDELGTRYQLPVYCLAPPVNLITECSDEDPSDSPEPSITSKKEFQLKVRLSTGKDLRLNASMADTIGQLKKQLQAQEDIDLTHQRWFFSGKLLTDKTRLQDTKIQKDFVIQVIVNAQALGGPRVSPTAIASSPASE